The region attattcatgttcatttatctgtaatttgattattgtgtacttgtttttcacaatattatttaaTCTCGTATATACTGGCTTTTGCTATTTTAACGTATATTTGGTTAATGACCTCactttgaccttactcaggtagaaggtacttgtagccatctgactctgctcgactcaaaaatacattcaagctatttgtatttaatttttatttagtgatctccgtgttagagattaattatattaaacagctactacgatttcatattgttcgcgaTTTTCGATTATCTCGataacgaacctcacctcatcattattacatggtccttggtgacgacccccagctgggtatggacatgtaattaggtttaggtaattaatgttaagttgttcttgtGCCACGCAGCACACCTATCGCCCAGGCGATCTCAGCGCCACGGGCCTTCTTATACGACTATACgtgagagattatcgctggtatttcccaagaagatgggatgcccaatttgcgttctgcgtatgagttcgttcgatgatatcccttctacggttgggcccatcatcactattcctcaggGAATCTATCTTATAAGTTTAAGCaccatttacaaccacgagggttgtctttcgggtcagttgtctcagggaagctgacccaaaccagtcaccgtttcattcattttacgtactaattaaagtgccatttttatgatttcgcatagtagttgattaatattgaaattaacgtaagttttttgttattagttttttcgtgcagtcagatcggtgattattttcattaaactcaACTTACATTGCCACCCCCGCTTACatacctgaccctcccccccccaatctccacccatacctcttttaccttagcctcccgcccacccactcctcctccccttcgcttatttcttccaacttccacgccgtcctattcctttttattcactctcgcccttactttaacacattactagactctaaaaaactaaaatatatctatcaacattctattttcttctcgtgtgctatactctgactactcatttcataactcccacccattaaattaatcaactcgtctacgcactcacgcagccacatgtgcacaccgtcccgcagaaacccgttaattgcacaagaattacatgcgtactgtccccggaagataaccgacttgcgccaaccgtgtattcttatcttgcattacgtttttccgtgcaaatgctgtcttgaggaagtatattttgatgtaatgagtcgctcccgaagtatgaggactgcattacctgttttcattattgctttgcctcaaattgctgttggtgacgtgtgatagacaacttcaatgaaatgaaatacaaccactattagtcagacgtatagcgtatgcattattgcactgcacacttctgaactctgcctCTGCAGAGtgcaaggaagttcgtcgttcaagacaagtccttgcggactgcgacaccttttgcttcctttgtagttttgcacaatgcttatctcttgtagattttcatttcctgctatctgagacaattgcaactcaagcaagtcttcgcggactattgtaattgtctccctaggcatgttcctctgtctatctttggacagtgaattattgaaaaaatataataaaaattgaaaattcatgaaaatatttgtaataacaatctttgcaatctgatatatcttgattatattatcttgattacggcccctgctataacacaacacccccccccccctgtttgccctcctgtctctgcctctggtgtgcttttttcagaGCCCGCTTCATCCCGTtgggggcgacggttagtagcgtatgccgagcgatctgaggaacaagggttgccttcccgcgtctccactgctagggacccgcgaccagagctcgaagccacacacagttgacccaacacacttgaccggggcccacggccctgaccacacttctccttgggggcgctcccccacgcgcgcccgctcggcgcccctcttgggcttccttgcccacaacaacccgcgccacgctaccttccagccacctcctatcaataaacagctgaaccagaattgtctccatcacccaccaaatcagggcaacacaaaacccctgagagagagagagaatggagaaagagagagagagagagagagagagaatgagaatggagagagagaatgagaatggagagggagggagggagagggaggatggcttATCAGATTAATTAAAAACACAACAAACGCTAGGAGGCACTCCTACGATTTGTTTCAGAGACAAGAGTGTAccaaagaaatgaggaaatggaggagtTTTTAGGTGTATATGCGATATAGTAGGATAActctaattatatatttattatgtacatTCACAAGTAGAAAAGATGCAAGGCTGTTGATAGACACATTCATGCGATTGATTCAGGGTGGTAAGGTTGATTAAAAGACATAGGGGGATGGGAATGCTTGCAAGGGTTAGTATATGCAATATATTATAAGAATTCTTATTTCCTGCTTTATTCATTtacagggaaaaaaaggaggccGAAACAAAACCAGGACCCAATCATATGACTGGCTCAGGGAGACAAAGCGGCACAGGAGGGTGGGGAAATGGGTTGGGTTTGGGGGGATAAGGGGATGTAGCTGAGATAAACCCAATAAACAGTACCAGAATTACTTCCTCATACTTCGTACCTTCCAATAACAGACCAAAGGGAAACTAGCCCACTGTGGCTGATCAAATTAAATGTTTTTATGTAGTCACAGTTGTGACTAGTCAGACTTCAAGGGTTCAAAATCATATCAAGAAAATCAGTTCACTGTTCACAAATCTACACAAATTGGGGCTTTCTGATGTAGCATAAACAATTTGTAAACACTGCTTGATCAAgggacactttttttttaaataatcattatcattcttcatttatatatatacacatacattattttCTATGGAGTTAAATCATAAATATGTCAGCTCTAAATAACTCAATATGGTATTTACTTCTTTAATGATGATTTACACCAAGTTCAAAGAATTTCAATAACATTTGCAAAACagaaaatgacataaaaaaactTTTTATTCACAAAAAGTGCGCATATATTtttgtaaggaaaaaaaaacaacaaaaaacattcacatacagaaatatttgtatcttttttaACCAGTAATATCAAAAGAATGATGAATTAATATTAGAACTCTAATATCTAGAAATTAACAATtaggaatatatttatacaatgttTCTATAGAATAAGCAATatcataaagatgaataaatacagaTTTTCTAATAACTGGAAAATAAGTTCAGAAAATATACTTAACAAGAATTTGTACAGAGAAACATACATTCACTTAGTAATTTTTTCTCTGCTTTAGCAACGAATTTCGAAGTTTCATTTGCTTGTCTCTGAAAGATACTTTTTGTTTATGTGCTATCTTGTGTTTAACCATCATGTAGTTCTTAGTTTTggctttcattttatttgtttttgaagcATCTGGATTCATCCGCTGCCCTTTTCGAGACCCaaacttttccctcccttctctacctgcCAATACTGTCTCCATTCTTGCAGCCTTGTCATGTTTTCTCTTCTTATAGATCATTTCAATACTTTTCAAGGGAACAATCTCTCCTTCACTTGGCTTATCAATATTCTCAAGctttcttttttggttctttatttttttactcccACTATATAATTCAACTTGTTTGGCAGCTTGTACTGCTGCAATTCGTTGAAAATCTTCATCTGTGAGAAATCTAGAACTGGCAATATCTGCAGCTTTCTCTGCACGTTCCTTTGCTGTTAATTTCATAACTTGGTTTATTGCCTCTTTGttagaaaatattttttcttcaccttcacctAAAATGGACTCATCTTTGGAGTCATCCATATCAacccactcatcatcatcatcgtcgtcctcctcctcctcttcctcctcatcttcgtcaCTTTCAATACATTCCATATCATCATTGCGAGTCTTGAAAGTTAGAACTTCTGCACCAGGTATGTAACCTTTTGCTATATTCCCTCCAAACTCCTGCTGCCCTTCTTCAGTTCTTAATTCTGTTGGAGCACCACGATCTTTTTTTGCTAAAAGTTCAGGCTTTACCTCCCTGTAAAGCACTATAAGAGATTTTGCTGCTGTTGAAACTCCTTTATCTTTGCTAGATTTGTACTGAGCCAGGTCTTGCAATAAGTCTTCTGTCATACCATGGGGATTCCTGGCACACAGTTCCCTAATTGCATTCAGACCCATTGCCATAACTTCATTTGAATATCGTTCAGTTACAAAATTGTTTGCAAGCGTTCGAACAAGTGGTTCTAAATCATCGGGTGATGCAAGTGGGTGAGCTGCTTGAGCAGCAAACACCATGACTTTGGTGACCTCTTGCTGATGTGGGAATAAGAACCGCTGAAGAAGTGGATAAAAGTTTGGAAGGTAAAGCTGATGAATACCAATGAGGCGAGAAATAAAGTTCATAACTAATAACTTTACCTCAaacctttcattcattttttctagaCGCTTATAAAGTTTATCAGATAAATCTTGTGGATCATGAATCAAATGTAGGGCAGAAAAATCaaacacttctttctttttctttttgcccaTATTCTTCTTAACAACATTCTTTACTTTTGCCAATTTGTTAGcattcttcttacttttcttattaACTCTTACAGCCATCATTGTTGTCTTGAGAGTTTTGTTGCTATCCTCATCTTCACTTTCagaatcactgtcatcattatctttttcttcctcatcctttccgaTAAAGAACTTGATGGCTGCAACCATTATCTTGGTTACTTTAGAAAAACATCCTACAGTTATAATGTTAACAGTTTTGGCATCATTCCAAATCCTTTTGTTATACAATTCAATCATAATGTCTAATGCTGTTTTGGATGCAACAGCATGTTTTGCTGTTAACATCTCATACATAAAATTTTGCAGTTCCTTATTCAACTTCATATTCTTTCCCTTTGAATTTATATTCTTTATGTCTGTTACTATGTGCTGCTGAAGAAACTTTCGGAGAGCTTTAtcctgaaatgaaagaaaaaaatagtttactGAGTATGACGATTACTGACTGATACTAAATGCTCTTGGCATAAAAGACCCTATGTTGAAGGGGACCATCTGCCCTGTGGAAAATAATAAGTTTTGGTCTTGATGGGAttgttgcttgcttgcttgctttcccccctctttctcacttactctGTTCTAACACTATAAAGGGATTGTCAATCAAGTTTTATACAGCACAAATGTATGCTTCAATTGACAGAATTTATTAATCCTATGTATACAGCTATATGTATTGCCCATTGTTAATTCTGATTCACACAGATAGCTACACAAGTGCTAAGCTACCACTGaaagtaatataaatatttagaagaaaaaaaaattacataaataaataaaatctgggATAAGGGTAATGAAGCAATGAGACAGGAAGGTCTAATAATTGACTCCATAGTGACTAAATACTTGTAGAGGCATATGTCATGTATGTCAAGCCCTCCCATTCAGCacttgaaagggggagggggaggttgcatCATCTATTACTTGGTTCCACTTATTTCTATATAATGCTTTGCTCTgtatcttttcccctccctttttgttAAATTCTTTGGAGTTGTCCACTTTTTGCTATTAACAAAATCatacattataacattattacaGCCTGCAAAAATTGTTATACCAACTCATAAACAGAGTATATATTTGAAGAATGCACATCTCACCCCTCTTACAGCTGCATTAGGAGTAATGTTTCTTTAGATTTATTCTCTACCTTCACCTATTCTACCTGCATTCCTAACACATCTAGGAcaatttctctatctttttttcatatctGGGTAAAGgctcatgtatcatatataactTTGCAATACTACATGTATCTATGTGATATACAAAATtatctatataaaataaaatatactatGAGTCTATTAGAACTTTCAAATGCAAATATATTCACAGCTTTTTACAGCAACAGAAGCTCAAAAAACAAATTTCTCTCAAATTGATGATTTTTGATCCCAGGATGTTCAGAATACAAGCTCCTAAGGGATATCTATGGTACTTTTTAACATTATACCTATGCTGCTTACAAAACTTCTAACCTTTTGCATACATATTGTTTCTCACACAATGGCTGCAAGTGGACATTGGTACCACAGACTGACATACCTTATGCTATCAGCTCATGTGAAAGGAAATGTTAAATTTTTTCAAACATTTAATTACAGGCACTAGTAATGAATAGTTATGTGCCCAATATCatgtttaaaataaaaaaatgtttcataCCAGCAGGGAAATTGCCAATGCATACCAATTACACCACATCACTGGCCAATAGCTAGTTTTTAGTACCACAGTTACTGTGgcattttcatattttccaaTACAATATATGTCTGAGATTGTacaaaaaaatatggataaaaattGCAAAAAGCACAGAAACAGTTTCAATTAAATTTATCCAAAATTACAGACAGGAGATTCAGTTCAACAGGAAATattttcacttttccttgaaaaaatgCAGAAACCTTTATGACAAGATCAAAAGATGGGCCCTTAAGTTGCTTATTTTCATGTTCTTCCAATGCCTATTGGGAAAAGCATAAATGAGTACGAATATTTCCAGAAGTCTAAGAAAATAGTGAAGGCacttacatatattatttaaaacATACTACTAGTTTACAGGATATAACATACCTGGCAACGCAACAACTGGAAAAAGAGCATGTGGAGTTCTAAAGGAGAAATGAGGTTCTTGTTTCTGAGGAACATCAAGGCCTTCACCAGAGACATTCTCATGTGTGGGTGCAGGACAGATGCATGACGCTTCAGGATGGCCACTAACTCTTGAGGGAACTCATTCAGCTGCTCAGGATAAAACTGGGCCACCTATCAATAGATGAAGAAAATTAGTGTCTAATAATACCATTCTACTTTAAAATTTAAAGcaatttagattttttattaacatcatcatattaACCACAAATCCAAaccacataaaatatatattcacataggaGTATATAACTAAACACTTAGATATagccatgcatgcatgcatgcacatctATGCATATGGtcattgttgataatattaaatCATCTTGGTGAATTCTTTTAGCTGTCTTatagtatattaaaaaaaaaaaaaaaaaaaaaattctaaggaCATTAATCTATTACTACATATTTCTTCTTAAGGGAAAatatttaattttcaatatttacAGCAATTTCCACAGAAATCAAGAGAGGCCACAAAAAGAAATTGGTTTCAAACCTGTGCTAAAAACATTATAATTTCATGAAGTTGGTTATTGTACACAGTAGGATTCTGCTCAAATATGGCACATGTAGCTTTGTAGACAGCATGCTGCCTTTCAAACTCCTCTGTGTATGAGGCTGCATCACGTTTGATCAGGTTCTGTAGCTGCGGCAAGTTAGATGGTAACTTGTTGTTATTTGCCTGACAAAAAGGCATCTTGACTTCCTGATAATGTCAACCTGTGGGTAAAATAAAATcctttttaattcatttaattaAATCTTGTGAGTAAATCTTGTGTAAAAAATACAGAACAAAAGCTAATATTAATTAAATCCAAGTTATTCagaaatattatcaaaattatttgagAAGAAACAGGATATCATATAATGAAGACTCTGGGAATTAAAATAAAGCCTCATAATGGATACTGGAATTCCCAAAGCATGAATTTGGGATATTTTTCAGGATAATAAACTATGGTAGAAGTTGAGGCTGACAGGACATACACCCAAAATATGAATTTACTAAGACAATTGTAAACTGAGAATCTACATCATAATTCTGTAGGGGATAAATCTACAATTCCTTTAAACCTGAAACTAagactcaaagaaaaaaataaggataaatctGTGAAGTATGAAGCTGCATCATGGGGGTATTCCATTCTCTGCATAAGATACTGTAATTTTGCTCATTTTTAAAGCAAGTTAAGTTGCCTCCATCCCTTTAATGCAAGATCCAAGCATTTAGCACAGATACATCAACCATGTAAACATGTGAACTGTTAAATCCATTGTCATGTTACcatgaacattaaaaaaataataataataataaaaataaataaaaatcttactAAACTAAGACAAAATTTCAAAATCCATCCACAGGTTATTTGGGTATTACTAAAGAGTATATGTGCtatttttttcaacaagtttGGTCAACAGATAGGAGCGGAATAAacatttttgtgatttttcaatttttttcttttaattattcattgtttattatccaaaTGATAATGTATTTTATACTAAATGTCAATACATTTGAACAATACATGGTAATTTAtacaacagagaaaagaaagaaaaattacgtGTCCATCAATCAGTTTGAGTACATTTACACACGAAATACGTCTTATAATGAGACCTCGTGGTGATATACGATAGTACAGACATTGATTAGCATGTGTACCTTATATCAAATATGtaatctaaaaaataaagaatgcacAGGGGAGAGGTGGTGTATAAGTGAGATCAGCTCCTCCCAGCCGTGCCCTTCCCCCATCTATTTCTCAATCTCTACAATGACCCTGAATATGAAAAAGAGTTCATGTATGTGAAAAGAATGTTTCATGTCGTACCAAAATGAATCAGAATAGCTAATAAAATTTACGATGATAGTGAACGAAAAAATAAGAGTTGGAGTACTAGTAATGGAACAATACTGAATTGAGGATAACTGGGAAACAGCCTGTTTGCAGTTTTCCTGCAATAAAAACCTACAGAAAGCGTGGTTGTCTGTTGAATAAGGTACATGTCTCCGTTATTGATCTATATTGCCAGCATGCCTGGAAAGCATAAATTGACGGGGCATAGGATCTCTAGCGAGCCCATTTGCAAAGTTGTATTATAAATCGCTGGGAGACTATGAATGCTAATACTTCAGATACCCAGCATCCAATTACCATACAACCGATTCTGAGCATGTCACAGGATGTTGGTTTTCCAGAACCACTTCCATCAACATCCAGGCAGTCCCCCGTGCCATTTTACCCTTGGGATAGCTCGGACAGGCTCATACTACAGGCTTTGACCACATCTGGTCAGCCTTGCTTGCAGCAAGCACCTGGCTCTGGCCTTCCTGTTAACCCTAGAAGTGTTCATGCTGAACTGCATAGAACATATTTTTCTGATGTCGAAATGGCATCACGTGTGACTGAAGATGGCAACATGGTGACTACATCCGTCGCAATATTGAAGCAAATACTAGCATGCGTGAGATGTATTTATTACAGAGGCAATATAGAGCATACAGTTCTGTCCTCTTCACATAGCAATGCAATCCAGGTTACATGCTTACAATGCCATGAAGATCTGATGTTTCATCCGACACGTTCAGGCTCTTACATGGTAACAAATTGGGAAACAAAGCCAAGGCCCTGCAGGTGTATGCGGCTCTCATAAATAATGACGGCTGAGCTGGCCTAAATAGAGATGCTGGCTTCAGTGGCATCCAAGACATGTCAACCCATATATTCAATGACTATGCACATTTCTTGTATAACAAAATGAACTCTCTATCCTAGAAAGAAAGGATCTTATTGCGGAGAAAGTCCGCAAATATTATTGCATCATCCTGAAAATAGATCCCAATGACTGGAATTTTGGATCTTGTGTCATTTGATGCAGCCTGGGAAAAGTGTGGGCATAGTAGCTACATAGGTATTCCATTTGTAATTGACAACAACACAGGCTTAGTAATTGACCTTGAGGTGTTGTTGACTACTTGCACAAAAGTATGTGCATAAAAGCACCAAACTCTCTCCCCTGAGGCAtttgaggaatggagggaagtcACCTCCCATGAATGTACTCGGAATCATTTAGGCTCACCTAGCAGCATGGAAGTAAAGGCTGCAAGGATTTTGTTGCTGTATGTGCTTGCCAAAGGCTTCCATTATGCGGAGTTTATCGGTGATGGAGACTCCTTGGCCTACATGGCCCTGACCGACTGATTACCAAGTACGAGTGATGTAAACACGTTGGTAAACTTGGAACGTGATTGCAGAAAATGAAAAGTAAGCTGTCGGTACCAGTCCCAACAAAGAGAGCGACAATTCGCTGCTCCTTGTTTGCTGGAGTTCTCTATAACAAAGACAGCACTTCACTTTCTAAATTCTACATGAAAGCTTTGAAGGAAAATGTTCATACAGATACGGAGCAAATGAGGATGCATATTATGGCTTCATTTTACCACCACTCATTAACTCGTCCATTCCCAGCATCACCTGTATCCTGAGGGCCCAAGGTCACGGTGTTTTCATAACCGAGCAACAGCACAAGGCAATGGCTCTAAGGCTTATGGTGACCAGAAGCAGTGCAGCTACTGcggaaataaaaaacatatatgatgATATCTCATGACATACTCACTTGTTGTTTGCCAGACTACACCCAAAATTCAAATGAGTCTATACATTCAAAAGTCTGGCAAAAATGTTCAAAGAATAAACATGCAGGGTACCATCACATACTGTTTGTTTGTAGAGTAACAGCACTGGATCACAATTTTGGTTTTGAAAAAGGCTGTCTGGTCCTCAACTTAGGCTGGGACATACCTCCCCATATGGTAAAGTGCACAGGTTGTGAAATAATATTTGAAGAAGCTATAGCGAAATTTTTTAATGAAGACATCATTGCCATCA is a window of Penaeus vannamei isolate JL-2024 unplaced genomic scaffold, ASM4276789v1 unanchor717, whole genome shotgun sequence DNA encoding:
- the Mys45A gene encoding protein SDA1 homolog is translated as MPFCQANNNKLPSNLPQLQNLIKRDAASYTEEFERQHAVYKATCAIFEQNPTVYNNQLHEIIMFLAQVAQFYPEQLNEFPQELVAILKRHASVLHPHMRMSLVKALMFLRNKNLISPLELHMLFFQLLRCQDKALRKFLQQHIVTDIKNINSKGKNMKLNKELQNFMYEMLTAKHAVASKTALDIMIELYNKRIWNDAKTVNIITVGCFSKVTKIMVAAIKFFIGKDEEEKDNDDSDSESEDEDSNKTLKTTMMAVRVNKKSKKNANKLAKVKNVVKKNMGKKKKKEVFDFSALHLIHDPQDLSDKLYKRLEKMNERFEVKLLVMNFISRLIGIHQLYLPNFYPLLQRFLFPHQQEVTKVMVFAAQAAHPLASPDDLEPLVRTLANNFVTERYSNEVMAMGLNAIRELCARNPHGMTEDLLQDLAQYKSSKDKGVSTAAKSLIVLYREVKPELLAKKDRGAPTELRTEEGQQEFGGNIAKGYIPGAEVLTFKTRNDDMECIESDEDEEEEEEEDDDDDDEWVDMDDSKDESILGEGEEKIFSNKEAINQVMKLTAKERAEKAADIASSRFLTDEDFQRIAAVQAAKQVELYSGSKKIKNQKRKLENIDKPSEGEIVPLKSIEMIYKKRKHDKAARMETVLAGREGREKFGSRKGQRMNPDASKTNKMKAKTKNYMMVKHKIAHKQKVSFRDKQMKLRNSLLKQRKNY